The genomic segment AAAACCACCCactcgaaaaaaaaaactgtgcgTAGGTATGGGCTTTTCCTGAGCACCCCAGCCCAATAGTGTATCAAGGGCCAAAAATATCTTTCATCTCTTCACAGGTTTCTCATACTCTTACCGATTTAGGCCTAGTACATACTTTTCGATGAATTGTGCAATCCAAATGTCCAACAACAAGGGCCTCCTTCGGCCCAATTTTGTCGTTCCTTAATGTAGAATCCTTCCCACTATCATGGACAAGAAATTCAACAAGTCGGAGTTTCCTTGAGTACGAAAGTCAAACCCGACTTCAGCAGCCTGACGAGACGAGACAGGACCGGATTTCTCACAATTACCACAATACCCCAAGTCAGCAGGAGAAAACCTCCGACATTTAAATTAATCATTGATTATTCCACCCCCAATACCTTGattgaaaaaacaaacaaaaaagagaggaaaagaaaaacaaggcaAAGCAGAGATAGAGAGGGCAGAATTTTCATTACCAGCCCTCTCAATATCCCTgacaaaaaaaggagaaaaacaaatataaaatctgaaaagggagggaaaaaagttttatattttgctttctCTTGGATTTGTGAACCATATGCTTATGATTTTTTCAGTGTCAAAGTTTGTTAGTTCATAATCATATGGTTCACAAATCCCATTTCTTTGATGCGCCGATCCAATGTCCGTTCTGTAAATTGTGGGAATAATCAAAGAGAAGCCGATAAGATGGATCCGATGAAGCTCCAATTCCGCTCCAACAATCGACCCGGATATAGAAACCACCCATTCAAGCAACACAATGGAAAATCAAGCCTAGTGTTGTATACTACAATTGCGTTTGTATTTGTGTTCCTCtgttattttttagtttttccaAATAGAAGTGATAGTGCAAATCATTACTATGGGCACAAGAAATTTGGGATTGTGATTGATGGGGGTAGTACAGGTACGAGAATTCATGTGTTTAAGTACGAGGTTGAAAAAGATGGGATtttaagatatgattttgggaAAAATGGGTTGGCCTCGATGAAAGTAAATCCAGGGTTGTCTGCTTTTGCGGAGGAGCCGGAGAGGGCTGCTTCTGCGGTGGCGGAGCTGGTGGAGTTTGGGAGGAAAAGGGTACCTCGGGAATATTGGAGGGAGACTGAAATTAGGCTAATGGCAACTGCTGGTATGAGGATGTTGGAGAAAGGAGTTCAAGATAGGATTTTGGAGGCTTGCCGAACCGTGTTGAGGGGCTCGGGTTTCAGGTTTTACGATGATTGGGCTTCCGTTATTTCCGGTATGATGCCATTTGGCTTGtggatttcttttaattttggttaTCTGATCTACATTTTGAAGCATGTTTTGTATAATCAATGGTAAGAGTGTTGGAAATTCTAGTGTTTTGCTCCAGTTAGCATGCTAGTGACGTATCTGGACATTGAGAATGTGAACTTTTGCAACCCTGTCTGAGTGGATATAACTTCTTTGTTAGGTGTTTGTTATTGCTTATCTTTTTGGTTTATTCAACTTCAAGTGACAATGTGCTTGCTAAGGAGTCAAAATTTGAACTTTAAGTAAGTAAGGCCAGATTATAGGTAGATTCAGATTTTTGAATTCTGGGTAAAATGTACTTGGATGTTGGTCTCATGCTAACTGCTGCATTTCCTATCTAATAGCTTGGCGATGCTGTATGGGCTTTTATTTAGTCATATTAATTCTTATAAACTGGTTTTGTTAGCATTTGATTCTTGTTATATTTTGAAAGTCTAAAGTTGGATGATCCATTGTTTAGGTTCTGATGAAGGTGTATATGCCTGGGTCGTTGCTAATTATGCCCTTGGCACTCTAGGAGGTGATCCTAAGCAAACAACTGGTATTATTGAACTTGGAGGTGCTTCAGCTCAGGTTGTGAATTTATTTTCAATTGTTAGGTTCTTCTATAGTTAAGACATGCTCATATTCACTGACTTATGTGGAACTCATGTCTGAATTTTTTCTAGTTAGTTGAGTATTTCTTCTACTCATAGGTGAAGCTTTTAGTGTAATGAATGGTGACTTCTTATACATTTGCAATGCCAACTGAAAGTGCAAACTAAATATTGTTATTTTCGTTCTAAATATTATCACTGAACTTATCATTGTCTCTGTGTTAGACTTTAGATTAGCTTCAGCATTTCTTGTGCCCTACAGGAAATTATAAGGTCTTAAAAGTAATTATTAATCAGACTTGGTATGTGATTTCAGGTTACCTTTGTATCGGACGAATCTTTGCCCCCTGAGTACTCTAGAAAGGTTAAATATGGCAATTTcacttatatcttgtacagtcaCAGTTTGCTCCAATATGGCCAGGtaatccactttttttttttttttatatatatcttGTCTTACTTGTTGGCTCGCTGGCATTTGTTCTGAACCTTAGAACACTGTGCTTcacatttttccatctttcctCATCTGGAGATGGCAGAAACATTTGATCGTTGGAAGCTTATTAATAATCCTTTAGTTTGTAGATCAGCTACTTATTTCTTTGTGCCCTTTCGCAGAATGTAGCTTTTGAGTTATTGCGGGAATCTCTCATCATGAGAAGCGAAGAATTGGGTAGGTCGCATTGTTCTTTCATCATTGTGTATATGATTGATTGCTGGAAATATTAGAGTGTACTTGATAATGTGAAGATTTAGCTTAGTAAACTTGCTCGTTCTGTGTCCCATTCTGTGTTTCTGCCCTCTGTACAGATTAAGATTTTCGTCCTCTTTCCCTAGAATTTGATAAGCTTTGTATCCATCTTGATCTCAACACTTTGACAGGATGTCTAACTTTAAGGTGAATGTTGAAAATGGGATGTGGTGGCTTATGgagactttttcttttcttttctttttttaatgcaactgCAGATACCCTTCAAAATGGAAAGTTAATGGATCCTTGTATTCCTAGAGGATATACACATGATACTGGATCAGGGAAATTCTCCCCTGGTTCATTGGCTGAAAAGAGTGGATATCTATCTGCTCTCCAGCCCGGTGGTAACTTCTCAGAGTGCAGGTCTGCCTCTCTGATGTTACTGCAGAAAGACAAAGGTATGTTCACATTCTTTTTCTATGAGAAGGTTGGCATATGGGGACAACTCTTCCAACATTTTTTGAAGCAAGTAATTGATGAAGTTCCTCTTCCTATAAAATGCAGAGAAATGCTCCTATATAAACTGTTATGTAGGATCAACATTTATCCCTAAGCTCCAAGGAAAGTTTTTGGCCACAGAAAATTTTTTCCACACTTCTAAGGTTGTACGtttatttgtctttttctttAGTGATTTATCACCATTTCATTGCATCACAGATGAGAAGAAAAGTAaacatttttcttgtttgctatatgtagtagaaaagaaaaagttaacattttcactttttttttcaatagttcTTTGGTTTGGGTCAACAAGCATTTCTTTCTGATCTCGTTGTTGCTGGAGAAAGATTCTGTGAGGATGATTggtcaaaattgaagatgaAGTACTACTCGCTGGATGATGATGATTTACTTCGGTATTGTTTTTCTTCGGCATATATTGTTGCCCTACTTCACGATAGCCTCGGAATTGCTCTGGATGATGAAAGGTAAGTTGACCAAGTGATTGCTTCTCAGTTCTATGTTTCGACCACATCACATCTGCTTTTTTGTGATATAATACAGTTGTAACTTCAGTATGTTTGGGATAGTGTCTGACCCAAAAGCATTTTGCCCATCAAAACAACAATCACTTTCTTCTCCTTCATGCACACTTTTATAACAGAAAAAGATTGCCCCAGTAAAAGAATGCAAATAAGGAATTTAAGAAAAGGTAGCATTAGGAAATGAAGACAGAAAGAAGCTTTGCTCCATTGGTGTGcaaatttttgccatttgtcatTGATTGGCTGCACTTGAGCAGGATTGTATATGCAAATCAAGTGGAGAACATTCCCCTTGATTGGGCATTGGGTGCTTACATCTTGCAGAGCAGAACATCCACGGACTACGAGCATTCTCCCTCAGTTGCCTCTGTGATTGCTGGCGACTCTTTCACCTTGTTAATCGTGTTTGGTGTCCTGGTGGTGTTGATATTCACGGTGTGGTACTTTTCAAAGTGTGGAAAACCACAGTTGAAGACGATATATGATCTGGAGAAGGGGAAGTATATAGTTACTCGTGTCAGTAGATACTCATAGATTGTTTTATAGGACAGGAAGAATGTTAGACCACCAGATATTACACAGTTGAGTTTGAGGGCTGGGGGAGACGACTGTGTGTGGAAGGTCAGTATTGCTGGACTTTTGATGGGAGATCCAAGATAATTCTGGGGTGGAGTAGGGGAGGCTCCCCATTCGTGTAAAaagctcttcttctttttttttttatctgttTATTGATGCCATCATTAAGGGTCAttcatgaatttttagtcaGGCTTAGGACAAGAGTTACGCTGGGATTTAGCTTAAAAAGGACAAGCAGGTACGTTGTACCATTATATAGTGCATTGTTAACTGCTACTTTGTACTTCTACATTATTGATATACAAACAAACTACTGTGGATTTTTGCATTGTGCTTTATGTTGGGAGTTTTCCATTTGAAGTTTTGTCATTGTCAAATGTCAACGACTCAATATGGAGGGTCTCTTTTCCTCGAATTTTCTTGTTGAGAATTCTTTCCACTCTCCAAGACACCCTCTCTCGTAGGAAAAGACGAGAGGTTGGAAAGCTGTAATATATTGCAAATCATGAAGAAGTTTACCCGCAAGACTTTCAAGAACGGAGCTTCGTTTACAAACATTTTAGTATATTTCTTCTAACAATTGAAAGTTGTAGACAAAATCAACACAGCAACGGGGGATGGGCAAAATCCACAAATTTCAGCCCCCACCATTGTTTTCCCATCCTTTTTTCAACTCCAGTAATGACTTTTGGTGAATTAATTAAACCTAATTCCAGATTAACCTCCAAAAGCTGGCAACTCTTGAAGGCAATCCAAGGACTTAACTACCCAATTCAAATCCCTTCCAGTTCCAAGGACTTAACTACCCAATCCAAATCCCTTCCAGAACCGACGGGGGACTACTAAACTAGGACCATAGAGCACCCAATATTCCAGaaattcaattcttttttttttttttttttttttttcgacggagtggggtgtccgggtcaagtccgtaaaggcggcccgactaatccccacTTCGGCCCGGCCCAGCGCCCCAACCAGACCTAGCACGTTAAATGCACGGCGAACTGATGTTGCTGCGGAGGTTCGACCCCAAGACCTAACGGTCCCGAGGAGGAGGCGCCAACCACCAGCCCATTCACGTGGGGGCCAGAAATTCAATTCACTAGGATTGTTTTCCCATCCTCGAGCCACTAAAATTCAATTCAACCTTTCGAGACATCATGAAGTCACCCCTTACCGAACCAAACCCAAATACTAAATGCGATCCCTCTCATATTGGTTTCGGCGCCTAATCAAATCGATTAGTATTACGTGTACAAGTGAACGTAAGCACCTCCACAATTTCGAGTC from the Coffea arabica cultivar ET-39 chromosome 11e, Coffea Arabica ET-39 HiFi, whole genome shotgun sequence genome contains:
- the LOC113719213 gene encoding probable apyrase 6, giving the protein MRRSNVRSVNCGNNQREADKMDPMKLQFRSNNRPGYRNHPFKQHNGKSSLVLYTTIAFVFVFLCYFLVFPNRSDSANHYYGHKKFGIVIDGGSTGTRIHVFKYEVEKDGILRYDFGKNGLASMKVNPGLSAFAEEPERAASAVAELVEFGRKRVPREYWRETEIRLMATAGMRMLEKGVQDRILEACRTVLRGSGFRFYDDWASVISGSDEGVYAWVVANYALGTLGGDPKQTTGIIELGGASAQVTFVSDESLPPEYSRKVKYGNFTYILYSHSLLQYGQNVAFELLRESLIMRSEELDTLQNGKLMDPCIPRGYTHDTGSGKFSPGSLAEKSGYLSALQPGGNFSECRSASLMLLQKDKEKCSYINCYVGSTFIPKLQGKFLATENFFHTSKFFGLGQQAFLSDLVVAGERFCEDDWSKLKMKYYSLDDDDLLRYCFSSAYIVALLHDSLGIALDDERIVYANQVENIPLDWALGAYILQSRTSTDYEHSPSVASVIAGDSFTLLIVFGVLVVLIFTVWYFSKCGKPQLKTIYDLEKGKYIVTRVSRYS